The Streptomyces sp. NBC_00440 genome contains a region encoding:
- a CDS encoding HAD family hydrolase, producing the protein MSADVDTGSGAAPAGTHIVWDWNGTLFHDIDAVIGATNASFGEVGMAPITLERYRDLYCVPVPRFYERLMGRLPTDAEWAVMDEAFHRHYWALAEGAGLAPGAEQLLRDWQASGLTQSLCSLAPHDQLIPIVRTHGIERRFLRVDGRTGPSNRGKAEHMVRHLAGLGGVVPERVVVIGDAVDDAVAAAHAGARAVLYTGGSHSRASLETAGVPVVDSLAEAVSTARDWAL; encoded by the coding sequence ATGAGCGCGGACGTGGACACCGGGTCGGGTGCCGCACCGGCGGGGACGCACATCGTCTGGGACTGGAACGGGACGCTGTTCCACGACATCGACGCGGTGATCGGGGCGACGAACGCCTCGTTCGGCGAGGTCGGTATGGCGCCGATCACGCTGGAGCGCTACCGGGACCTGTACTGCGTGCCCGTTCCGCGGTTCTACGAGCGGCTGATGGGCCGGCTGCCGACGGACGCCGAGTGGGCCGTCATGGACGAGGCCTTCCACCGGCACTACTGGGCGCTGGCCGAAGGGGCGGGGCTCGCTCCGGGGGCGGAGCAGCTGCTCAGGGACTGGCAGGCGTCCGGGCTCACCCAGTCGCTCTGTTCGCTGGCGCCGCACGACCAACTGATACCGATCGTGCGGACGCACGGGATCGAGCGGCGCTTCCTGCGCGTGGACGGCAGGACCGGCCCGTCGAACCGGGGGAAGGCGGAGCACATGGTGCGGCACCTGGCCGGGCTCGGCGGTGTCGTTCCCGAGCGCGTCGTGGTGATCGGTGACGCGGTCGACGACGCGGTGGCGGCCGCGCACGCCGGGGCACGGGCCGTGCTGTACACGGGCGGATCGCACAGCCGGGCCAGCCTGGAGACCGCCGGGGTGCCGGTGGTGGACTCGCTGGCGGAGGCGGTCAGTACCGCACGCGACTGGGCACTCTGA
- a CDS encoding DUF6912 family protein translates to MRVYVPLTLPGLAAAHAAGELGPGPLTAYAVTPGLREWYVSDDIEELEYAALNRAASASLRLLAGAPGIARRRVVVAVDVPDQDAVADPDRGLDASSLGEVRIASAVPLSKAAAVHADADDAEPDVAAAAAALGAADHGDDDAQFTVDGAEDHELLWFGVQEIPHLIA, encoded by the coding sequence ATGCGTGTGTACGTCCCACTGACCCTCCCCGGTCTCGCAGCGGCGCACGCGGCGGGCGAACTGGGCCCAGGACCGCTGACCGCCTACGCCGTGACGCCCGGCCTGCGGGAGTGGTACGTCTCCGACGACATCGAAGAGCTGGAGTACGCGGCGCTCAACCGGGCCGCATCGGCCTCGCTGCGGCTGCTGGCCGGGGCCCCGGGCATCGCCCGCCGCCGGGTGGTCGTCGCTGTCGACGTGCCGGACCAGGACGCGGTGGCCGACCCGGACCGCGGTCTCGACGCGAGTTCGCTCGGTGAGGTGCGGATCGCTTCCGCCGTGCCGCTGTCGAAGGCCGCAGCCGTCCACGCCGACGCGGACGACGCCGAGCCGGACGTCGCGGCCGCGGCTGCCGCACTGGGCGCCGCCGACCACGGTGACGACGACGCACAGTTCACGGTGGACGGCGCCGAGGACCACGAACTGCTCTGGTTCGGTGTGCAGGAGATCCCGCATCTGATCGCCTGA
- a CDS encoding Rv3235 family protein: MQRTRPAGRHDQHRPGTTPIQRRRLKPHYWFAERLLAVLSGQRPVHWMLGHTIGEAYDQLVLLAPGTPLRGPGVRPVVRHCGEFVPAPGVIEAFARIGSGEHVQAMAFRLEQGADLRWRCAAVELGGERVGV; this comes from the coding sequence ATGCAGCGGACCAGGCCGGCGGGCCGGCACGACCAGCACAGGCCAGGCACCACCCCGATCCAGCGCCGTCGGCTCAAGCCGCACTACTGGTTCGCCGAGCGGCTCCTCGCCGTGCTCAGCGGGCAGCGGCCCGTCCACTGGATGCTCGGACACACCATCGGCGAGGCCTACGACCAGCTCGTGCTGCTGGCACCCGGCACACCGCTGCGGGGGCCCGGGGTGCGGCCCGTCGTACGCCACTGCGGCGAGTTCGTCCCGGCGCCCGGCGTGATCGAGGCGTTCGCCAGGATCGGCTCGGGCGAGCACGTACAGGCGATGGCGTTCCGGCTCGAACAGGGCGCCGATCTGCGCTGGCGGTGCGCAGCGGTGGAGCTGGGCGGCGAACGCGTCGGCGTATGA
- the secA gene encoding preprotein translocase subunit SecA, which produces MSVFNKLMRAGEGKILRKLHRIADQVNSIEEDFINLSDAELRALTDEYKARFADGESLDDLLPEAFATVREAAKRVLGQRHYDVQLLGGAALHLGYVAEMKTGEGKTLVGTLPAYLNALSGKGVHLITVNDYLAERDSEMMGRVHKFLGLEVGCIIANMTPAQRREQYACDITYGTNNEFGFDYLRDNMAWAQDELVQRGHNYAIVDEVDSILVDEARTPLIISGPADQATKWYGDFAKLVTRLTKGEAGNQLKGIEETGDYEVDEKKRTVAIHEPGVAKVEDWLGIENLYESVNTPLVGYLNNAIKAKELFKNDKDYVVIDGEVMIVDEHTGRILAGRRYNEGMHQAIEAKEGVDIKDENQTLATITLQNFFRLYGKLSGMTGTAMTEAAEFHQIYKLGVVPIPTNRPMVRMDQSDLIYRTEVAKFDAVVEDIAEKHEKGQPILVGTTSVEKSEYLSQQLSKRGVQHEVLNAKQHDREAPIIAQAGRKGAVTVATNMAGRGTDIKLGGNPDDLAEAELRQRGLDPDENVEEWAAALPAALEKAEHAVKAEHDEVKDLGGLYVLGTERHESRRIDNQLRGRSGRQGDPGESRFYLSLGDDLMRLFKAQMVERVMAMANVPDDVPIENKMVTRAIASAQSQVEQQNFETRKNVLKYDEVLNRQREVIYGERRRVLEGEDLHEQVQHFMDDTIDAYIQAETVEGFAEEWDLDRLWNAFKQLYPVKVTVEELEDAAGDRAGITAEFIGESIKDDIHEQYAGREEQLGSEIMRELERRVVLSVLDRKWREHLYEMDYLQEGIGLRAMAQKDPLVEYQREGFDMFNAMMEGIKEESVGYLFNLEVQVEQQVEEVPVQDAAEKPSLEKDAVPAGARPEIRAKGLEAPQRPDRLHFSAPTVDGEGGVVEGDFENEDGPSRSEADGMTRAERRKAQKGGGRRRKK; this is translated from the coding sequence GTGTCCGTCTTCAACAAGCTCATGCGTGCAGGCGAAGGAAAGATCCTGCGCAAGCTGCACCGCATTGCGGACCAGGTCAACTCCATCGAAGAGGATTTCATCAACCTCTCCGACGCCGAGCTGCGGGCCCTCACCGACGAGTACAAGGCGCGGTTCGCCGACGGCGAAAGCCTCGACGACCTGCTGCCCGAGGCCTTCGCGACGGTCCGTGAGGCCGCCAAGCGCGTCCTCGGCCAGCGCCACTACGACGTACAGCTGCTGGGCGGTGCTGCCCTGCACCTCGGCTATGTGGCCGAGATGAAGACCGGCGAGGGCAAGACCCTGGTCGGCACGCTCCCCGCCTATCTGAACGCGCTGTCCGGCAAGGGCGTCCACCTGATCACGGTGAACGACTACCTGGCCGAGCGCGACTCGGAGATGATGGGCCGGGTCCACAAGTTCCTGGGGCTCGAAGTCGGCTGCATCATCGCCAACATGACCCCGGCGCAGCGCCGTGAGCAGTACGCCTGCGACATCACGTACGGCACGAACAACGAGTTCGGCTTCGACTACCTCCGCGACAACATGGCGTGGGCCCAGGACGAGCTCGTCCAGCGCGGCCACAACTACGCCATCGTCGACGAGGTCGACTCGATCCTGGTCGACGAGGCGCGTACGCCGCTGATCATCTCCGGCCCGGCCGACCAGGCCACCAAGTGGTACGGCGACTTCGCGAAGCTCGTCACGCGGCTGACCAAGGGCGAGGCGGGCAACCAGCTCAAGGGCATCGAGGAGACCGGCGACTACGAGGTCGACGAGAAGAAGCGCACGGTCGCCATCCATGAGCCCGGTGTCGCCAAGGTCGAGGACTGGCTCGGCATCGAGAACCTCTACGAGTCGGTGAACACCCCGCTCGTCGGTTACCTCAACAACGCGATCAAGGCCAAGGAGCTCTTCAAGAACGACAAGGACTACGTCGTCATCGACGGCGAAGTCATGATCGTCGACGAGCACACCGGCCGTATCCTCGCCGGCCGACGCTACAACGAGGGCATGCACCAGGCCATCGAGGCGAAGGAAGGGGTGGACATCAAGGACGAGAACCAGACGCTCGCCACGATCACCCTGCAGAACTTCTTCCGTCTGTACGGCAAGCTCTCCGGCATGACCGGTACGGCCATGACCGAGGCCGCCGAGTTCCACCAGATCTACAAGCTCGGTGTCGTGCCGATCCCGACGAACCGGCCGATGGTCCGCATGGACCAGTCCGACCTGATCTACCGCACCGAGGTCGCCAAGTTCGACGCGGTCGTCGAGGACATCGCGGAGAAGCACGAGAAGGGCCAGCCGATCCTGGTCGGCACCACCTCGGTCGAGAAGTCCGAGTACCTCTCGCAGCAGCTCTCCAAGCGCGGCGTGCAGCACGAGGTGCTCAACGCGAAGCAGCACGACCGGGAGGCGCCGATCATCGCGCAGGCCGGCCGCAAGGGCGCCGTCACCGTCGCGACGAACATGGCCGGACGAGGTACCGACATCAAGCTCGGCGGCAATCCGGACGACCTCGCCGAGGCGGAGCTGCGCCAGCGCGGCCTGGACCCCGACGAGAACGTCGAGGAGTGGGCCGCGGCCCTGCCCGCCGCACTGGAGAAGGCCGAGCACGCGGTCAAGGCCGAGCACGACGAGGTCAAGGACCTCGGCGGGCTGTACGTGCTGGGCACCGAGCGCCACGAGTCGCGCCGTATCGACAACCAGCTGCGCGGCCGTTCCGGACGACAGGGCGACCCGGGCGAGTCCCGGTTCTACCTCTCGCTCGGTGACGACCTGATGCGGCTGTTCAAGGCCCAGATGGTCGAGCGCGTCATGGCGATGGCCAATGTGCCCGACGACGTGCCCATCGAGAACAAGATGGTGACGCGGGCCATCGCTTCGGCGCAGTCGCAGGTCGAGCAGCAGAACTTCGAGACGCGTAAGAACGTCCTGAAGTACGACGAGGTGCTGAACCGCCAGCGTGAGGTCATTTACGGCGAGCGCCGCCGGGTCCTGGAGGGCGAGGACCTGCACGAGCAGGTGCAGCACTTCATGGACGACACCATCGACGCGTACATCCAGGCGGAGACGGTCGAAGGGTTCGCCGAGGAGTGGGACCTGGACCGCCTGTGGAACGCGTTCAAGCAGCTCTACCCGGTGAAGGTCACGGTCGAGGAGCTGGAGGACGCGGCGGGCGACCGGGCCGGCATCACCGCCGAGTTCATCGGTGAGTCGATCAAGGACGACATTCACGAGCAGTACGCGGGCCGCGAGGAGCAGCTCGGCTCCGAGATCATGCGTGAGCTGGAGCGCCGCGTGGTCCTGTCGGTGCTGGACCGCAAGTGGCGTGAGCACCTCTACGAGATGGACTATCTCCAGGAGGGCATCGGCCTCCGTGCCATGGCGCAGAAGGACCCGCTGGTCGAGTACCAGCGCGAGGGCTTCGACATGTTCAACGCCATGATGGAGGGCATCAAGGAGGAGTCCGTCGGCTATCTGTTCAACCTGGAGGTCCAGGTCGAGCAGCAGGTCGAGGAGGTTCCGGTCCAGGACGCGGCGGAGAAGCCCTCCCTGGAGAAGGACGCGGTGCCCGCGGGTGCGCGTCCGGAGATCCGGGCCAAGGGCCTGGAGGCCCCGCAGCGGCCCGACAGGCTGCATTTCTCGGCCCCGACCGTGGACGGTGAGGGCGGTGTCGTCGAGGGCGACTTCGAGAACGAGGACGGCCCGTCCCGCTCCGAGGCGGACGGGATGACGCGCGCCGAGCGCCGCAAGGCACAGAAGGGCGGCGGCCGGCGCCGCAAGAAGTAG
- a CDS encoding GNAT family N-acetyltransferase, whose product MDPITLTSERLLLRPFTAADTEAVFQACQDPDIQRWTIVPSPYRREDAESFTVRMVPDGWRAGTSLAFAVLTRADVRLIGAISVFQRGQAGTWEIGFWMAKEHRGNGYMAEAVTVLTHWSLTKLGAERLEWRAEVGNTGSRAVAEKAGFRVEGVLRADLLNKGTRRDAWLGAILPSDLGLPTEHVYLPAGP is encoded by the coding sequence ATGGACCCTATAACACTGACATCGGAGCGGCTGCTGCTGCGCCCCTTCACCGCCGCTGACACCGAGGCCGTGTTCCAGGCCTGTCAGGACCCCGACATCCAGCGCTGGACGATCGTCCCGTCCCCCTACCGGCGCGAGGACGCGGAGAGTTTCACCGTACGGATGGTCCCGGACGGCTGGCGGGCGGGCACCAGTCTGGCCTTCGCCGTACTGACCCGCGCGGACGTCCGGCTGATCGGTGCGATCTCCGTGTTCCAGCGCGGACAGGCAGGCACCTGGGAGATCGGCTTCTGGATGGCGAAGGAGCACCGGGGCAACGGATACATGGCCGAGGCCGTGACCGTACTCACGCACTGGTCGCTGACCAAGCTGGGCGCGGAGCGGCTGGAGTGGCGGGCCGAGGTCGGCAACACGGGGTCGCGGGCGGTGGCGGAGAAGGCCGGGTTCCGCGTCGAGGGGGTGCTGCGCGCGGACCTCCTCAACAAGGGCACCCGCCGAGACGCCTGGCTGGGCGCGATACTCCCCTCCGACCTGGGGCTGCCCACGGAACACGTGTACCTTCCGGCAGGGCCGTGA
- a CDS encoding winged helix-turn-helix domain-containing protein has translation MTPVPPPAVELSADEARRTALRAQGFLDAPDRRGGVRGVLRHLGAVQLDTISVLARSHELIPYARLGAVGRRTVEDAYWSGGRSFEYWSHAACILPIEEWPHFAFRRRAYRDRPHWNHELPESAYETVIKQLRAEGPLTATELGGAKNGGEWWDWSASKVAVERALMYGEVVCTERRGWKRVYDLAERAIPGPLLHDELDDLECVRRLVALAGKSLGVGTRTDIADYHRLKAEQFDAVVADSGLVPVKVEGWSKPAWADPEALSSPLRGRHRTTLLSPFDSLVWERSRTERIFGFTHRLEAYVPKPKRIHGYFSMPLLAGGKLVGRVDPAREGTTLVARQISLADRKTVRPMAEALAEAAGWVGCTDVRVERINEPELRAPLATALTGTLDAAR, from the coding sequence ATGACTCCTGTGCCGCCCCCAGCCGTCGAACTCTCCGCCGACGAAGCCCGCCGGACAGCGCTGCGAGCCCAGGGATTCCTGGACGCGCCCGACCGGCGGGGCGGGGTCCGCGGGGTGCTGCGCCATCTCGGCGCGGTGCAGCTGGACACCATCTCGGTCCTGGCGCGCTCGCACGAGCTCATCCCTTACGCCAGGCTGGGCGCCGTCGGGCGCAGGACCGTCGAGGACGCGTACTGGTCGGGGGGCCGCTCCTTCGAGTACTGGTCGCACGCGGCCTGCATCCTGCCCATCGAGGAGTGGCCTCACTTCGCCTTCCGCCGCCGCGCCTACCGCGACCGCCCGCACTGGAATCACGAGCTGCCCGAGTCGGCCTACGAGACCGTGATCAAGCAGCTGCGCGCGGAGGGGCCGTTGACGGCCACCGAACTGGGCGGCGCGAAGAACGGCGGCGAGTGGTGGGACTGGTCGGCGTCGAAGGTCGCGGTCGAGCGGGCCCTGATGTACGGAGAGGTGGTGTGCACCGAGCGGCGCGGCTGGAAGCGGGTGTACGACCTGGCCGAGCGCGCGATCCCCGGCCCGCTGCTCCATGACGAGCTGGACGACCTGGAGTGTGTCCGGCGGCTGGTCGCGCTCGCGGGTAAGTCCCTGGGGGTGGGGACCCGTACGGACATCGCGGACTACCACCGCCTCAAGGCCGAGCAGTTCGACGCGGTCGTCGCGGACTCGGGCCTGGTCCCGGTCAAGGTCGAGGGCTGGTCCAAACCGGCCTGGGCGGATCCGGAGGCGCTGTCGTCCCCGCTGCGCGGCCGCCACCGTACGACGCTGCTCTCGCCGTTCGACTCACTGGTCTGGGAACGCTCCCGTACGGAGCGGATCTTCGGCTTCACCCACCGGCTGGAGGCGTACGTGCCGAAGCCCAAGCGGATCCACGGCTACTTCTCCATGCCGCTGCTGGCCGGCGGGAAGCTGGTGGGGCGGGTCGACCCCGCGCGGGAGGGCACCACCCTGGTGGCCAGGCAGATCTCCCTGGCCGACCGGAAGACGGTGCGGCCGATGGCCGAGGCGCTGGCCGAAGCCGCGGGCTGGGTGGGGTGCACGGACGTGCGGGTGGAGCGCATCAACGAACCGGAGCTGCGGGCCCCGCTGGCAACGGCCCTGACCGGGACACTGGACGCGGCCCGGTAG
- a CDS encoding response regulator transcription factor: protein MADRFGPAHDRDEDPMDHGAADHGGASCKEPIRVLVVDDHALFRRGLEIVLAAEEDIQVVGEAGDGAEAVDKAADLLPDIVLMDVRMPKRGGIEACTSIKEVAPSAKIIMLTISDEEADLYEAIKAGATGYLLKEISTDEVATAIRAVADGQSQISPSMASKLLTEFKSMIQRTDERRLVPAPRLTERELEVLKLVATGMNNRDIAKELFISENTVKNHVRNILEKLQLHSRMEAVVYAMREKILEIR, encoded by the coding sequence ATGGCGGACCGCTTCGGTCCCGCACACGACCGGGACGAGGACCCCATGGACCATGGTGCGGCGGACCATGGTGGGGCTTCGTGCAAGGAGCCGATCCGGGTCCTGGTGGTGGACGACCACGCGCTCTTCCGGCGCGGTCTGGAGATCGTTCTCGCGGCTGAGGAGGACATCCAGGTCGTGGGCGAGGCGGGTGACGGCGCTGAAGCGGTGGACAAGGCCGCCGATCTGCTGCCCGACATCGTGCTGATGGACGTACGGATGCCCAAGCGCGGTGGCATCGAGGCCTGTACCTCCATCAAGGAGGTGGCACCCAGCGCGAAGATCATCATGTTGACGATCAGCGATGAGGAGGCCGACCTCTACGAGGCGATCAAGGCCGGGGCCACCGGCTATCTCCTGAAGGAGATCTCGACCGACGAAGTGGCGACGGCTATCCGGGCGGTGGCCGACGGGCAGTCCCAGATCAGCCCCTCCATGGCGTCGAAGCTGCTCACCGAGTTCAAGTCGATGATCCAGCGCACCGACGAGCGCAGGCTCGTACCGGCGCCGCGGCTCACCGAGCGTGAGCTGGAGGTGCTGAAGCTGGTGGCCACCGGGATGAACAACCGGGACATCGCCAAGGAGTTGTTCATCTCCGAGAACACCGTGAAGAACCACGTCCGCAACATCCTGGAGAAACTGCAGCTGCACTCCAGGATGGAAGCCGTGGTCTACGCGATGCGCGAGAAGATCCTCGAAATCCGCTGA
- the hpf gene encoding ribosome hibernation-promoting factor, HPF/YfiA family: MDIVVKGRKTEVPERFRKHVAEKLKIEKIQKLDAKVISLDVEVSKEPNPRQADRSDRVEITLHSRGPVIRAEAAAGDPYAALDLATGKLEARLRKQNEKRHNRRGAGRISAAEVVDAVPDTAPINGNGEFTADLATQTIPTTRMGSLEVQGEGPLVVREKTHIAAAMSLDQALYEMELVGHDFYLFVDAETKEPSVVYRRHAYDYGVIHLTTDPLADMEAAGAGGALGG; encoded by the coding sequence GTGGACATCGTCGTCAAGGGCCGCAAGACCGAGGTACCCGAGCGGTTCCGCAAGCACGTCGCCGAGAAGCTGAAGATTGAGAAGATCCAGAAGCTGGACGCCAAGGTGATCAGCCTTGACGTCGAGGTGTCCAAGGAGCCCAATCCGAGGCAGGCCGACCGTTCGGACCGTGTGGAAATCACGCTGCACTCCCGAGGCCCGGTGATCCGGGCGGAGGCAGCGGCAGGCGACCCGTACGCAGCGCTGGATCTGGCCACAGGCAAGTTGGAGGCGCGGCTGCGGAAGCAGAACGAGAAGCGCCACAACAGGAGGGGTGCGGGCCGCATTTCGGCGGCCGAAGTCGTCGACGCGGTGCCGGACACGGCGCCGATCAACGGCAACGGTGAGTTCACCGCCGACCTGGCGACCCAGACCATTCCGACCACCAGGATGGGTTCGCTCGAAGTCCAGGGCGAAGGACCGCTGGTGGTACGCGAGAAGACGCATATCGCAGCAGCGATGTCGCTCGACCAGGCGCTCTACGAGATGGAGCTGGTGGGGCACGACTTCTACCTGTTCGTCGACGCGGAGACAAAGGAGCCCAGTGTCGTCTACCGGCGGCACGCCTACGACTACGGTGTCATCCACCTGACGACCGACCCGCTCGCCGACATGGAGGCGGCCGGCGCCGGCGGTGCGCTCGGCGGATGA
- a CDS encoding ComF family protein, which yields MRGWWQEISEVVLPSACGGCGRSRTALCAECAEALCGGPVRRARPDPEPPGLPAVWGAAAYEDAVRAVLLAHKERGALGLAGALGRALATAVRAAAGRSAGEGTLLLVPVPSSRGAVRARGHDAGRRIACAASAELRRSGTPARMLGALRQRRAVADQAGLDAPQRLANLSGALEVVPGGVGLLDGGRVVLVDDLMTTGASLVEAARAVRAVPGREFAGAMEPVAAVVAAPPLSFEINRN from the coding sequence ATGAGGGGGTGGTGGCAGGAAATCTCCGAAGTGGTGCTGCCGAGCGCATGCGGAGGCTGCGGAAGATCTCGTACGGCGCTCTGCGCGGAATGCGCCGAGGCTCTCTGCGGCGGTCCGGTGCGCAGGGCCAGACCGGATCCCGAGCCGCCGGGGCTGCCGGCGGTGTGGGGTGCCGCGGCGTACGAGGACGCGGTGCGGGCGGTGCTGCTCGCGCACAAGGAGCGGGGCGCGCTGGGGCTGGCCGGGGCGCTCGGCCGTGCGCTCGCCACGGCGGTGCGGGCCGCGGCAGGGCGGAGCGCGGGTGAGGGGACGCTGCTGCTCGTCCCGGTGCCCTCGTCGCGCGGTGCGGTGCGGGCCCGGGGGCATGACGCGGGCCGCCGGATCGCCTGTGCCGCCTCGGCCGAGCTGCGCAGGAGCGGTACACCGGCGCGGATGCTGGGGGCGCTCAGACAGCGGCGTGCGGTGGCCGACCAGGCGGGTCTGGATGCCCCGCAGAGGCTGGCGAATCTCTCGGGTGCACTCGAAGTGGTGCCTGGGGGCGTAGGGCTGCTGGACGGGGGCAGGGTGGTGTTGGTGGACGATCTCATGACGACCGGTGCATCACTCGTGGAGGCCGCGCGTGCTGTACGGGCAGTGCCCGGCCGGGAATTCGCCGGGGCCATGGAACCGGTGGCCGCGGTCGTCGCCGCACCCCCGTTGTCTTTCGAAATAAACCGGAACTGA
- a CDS encoding LpqB family beta-propeller domain-containing protein, with product MPNSGDIEAVDPSQRSDSQVKVYAVPPREGAAPAEIVDGFLEAMTSDDLQFATARKYLTKEASHKWDPGARTTVLADGPTRRANPANDRDAPQVSSTFELSGTEVAVVDKQHAYQPDKGTYRNSIHLVHQNGGWRIDDLPAGLLLSLSDFQRNYHSVNKYYFASVPSGTSGGSGASGSPGGSSGRNWLVADPVYLRQGIDPETRMDPLTQTVASLLDGPTNWLRPVANSRFPAGTALKKGVRALTLDDRNGLKVPLNEKASGVGQGQCRQMAAQLLFTLRDVTSMRVEQVELERTDGSQLCVLSADQSQEYAPDHTSGSPAGEYFVDAKGRLVRMQAIGGDSSGKADPEPVEGPLGTGAKPLSTVAVARDERRAAGVSKDSSTLSTSSIVSGDETAEQLYTSHAKQEKNRLSAPSWDGCGDLWVADRNPANPQLLRFPGGSGEPQSVPVLGLDGAHIAGLRMSSDGVRIALLLTKDGHTTLKVGRVVRQGSADSPTVSVVDELRPAAPQMADVTAVSWAGRSRLVVVGKEAGGVQQVRYMQADGSVSGVNPLPGANRITAVAASDDDRLPLMALSDEDGIVRLPPRANWKTVVEEGKSPVYPG from the coding sequence ATGCCGAACAGCGGGGACATCGAAGCCGTCGATCCTTCGCAGCGCAGCGACTCACAGGTCAAGGTGTATGCGGTGCCGCCGCGCGAGGGGGCCGCGCCGGCCGAGATCGTGGACGGTTTCCTGGAGGCGATGACCAGCGATGATCTGCAGTTCGCCACGGCCAGGAAGTATCTGACGAAGGAAGCGTCGCACAAGTGGGATCCGGGCGCGCGGACCACGGTGCTCGCCGACGGGCCCACGCGCCGGGCGAATCCGGCCAACGACCGGGACGCTCCGCAGGTCTCCTCCACCTTCGAACTGAGCGGCACGGAAGTCGCCGTGGTCGACAAGCAGCACGCGTACCAGCCCGACAAGGGCACGTACCGCAACTCCATCCATCTGGTGCATCAGAACGGCGGGTGGCGTATCGACGATCTGCCCGCCGGTCTGCTGCTCAGCCTCTCCGACTTCCAGCGCAACTATCACTCCGTCAACAAGTACTACTTCGCATCGGTGCCGTCCGGGACGTCCGGGGGGTCGGGAGCGTCCGGTTCGCCCGGCGGCTCGTCCGGCCGGAACTGGCTTGTCGCCGACCCGGTCTATCTCCGCCAGGGCATCGACCCCGAGACGAGGATGGATCCACTGACGCAGACGGTCGCCTCTCTGCTGGACGGGCCGACCAACTGGCTGCGTCCTGTGGCGAATTCGCGTTTCCCGGCCGGAACGGCGCTCAAGAAGGGTGTCCGGGCCCTGACGCTCGACGACCGTAACGGCCTCAAAGTGCCGCTCAACGAGAAGGCGTCGGGCGTCGGGCAGGGGCAGTGCCGGCAGATGGCGGCTCAACTGCTCTTCACGCTGCGCGATGTGACGTCCATGCGGGTCGAGCAGGTGGAGCTGGAGCGTACGGACGGCTCGCAGCTGTGTGTGCTCAGCGCGGACCAGTCGCAGGAGTACGCGCCCGACCACACATCGGGCAGTCCGGCCGGCGAGTACTTCGTGGATGCCAAGGGCCGGCTCGTACGGATGCAGGCCATCGGCGGTGACAGCTCGGGGAAGGCGGATCCCGAGCCTGTCGAGGGTCCGCTCGGCACGGGCGCCAAGCCGCTGAGCACGGTTGCGGTGGCGCGCGACGAACGCCGCGCGGCGGGTGTGTCGAAGGACAGCAGCACGCTGTCCACTTCGTCGATCGTCTCCGGCGACGAAACGGCCGAGCAGCTGTACACCAGCCATGCGAAGCAGGAGAAGAACCGTCTGTCGGCCCCGAGTTGGGACGGATGCGGAGATCTCTGGGTGGCTGACCGGAACCCGGCGAATCCGCAGCTGCTGCGGTTCCCCGGCGGTTCGGGCGAGCCGCAGTCCGTCCCGGTACTGGGGCTGGACGGCGCGCATATCGCCGGGCTGCGGATGTCGTCCGACGGGGTACGGATCGCGCTGCTGCTGACGAAGGACGGGCATACGACGCTGAAGGTGGGCCGGGTGGTCCGGCAGGGCAGCGCCGACAGCCCGACGGTCTCGGTCGTGGACGAACTGCGCCCGGCCGCACCGCAGATGGCGGATGTGACGGCGGTGTCCTGGGCGGGGCGCAGCCGGCTCGTGGTGGTCGGCAAGGAGGCCGGCGGGGTGCAGCAGGTGCGCTATATGCAGGCGGACGGTTCGGTCTCCGGCGTGAACCCGCTGCCGGGCGCCAACCGGATCACCGCCGTCGCCGCTTCGGACGACGACAGGCTGCCGCTGATGGCGCTCTCGGACGAGGACGGAATTGTGCGTCTTCCCCCGCGTGCGAATTGGAAAACCGTGGTGGAGGAAGGGAAGTCGCCGGTCTATCCCGGATAG